One Kallotenue papyrolyticum genomic window carries:
- the dnaK gene encoding molecular chaperone DnaK, giving the protein MPKIVGIDLGTTNSVIAVMEGGEPVVIPNAEGGRTTPSVVAFTKNGERLVGQTAKRQATINPENTIFSIKRFMGRTYDEVEEERKRVPYQVVRGPRNDARVRIPVMNREYTPQEISAMILAKLKADAEAYLGEPVTQAVITVPAYFNDSQRQATKDAGQIAGLEVLRIINEPTAAALAYGLDKKSNETILVFDLGGGTFDVSVLEVGEGVVEVKATAGDTHLGGDDYDQRIVDWIISEFKKDQGIDLSKDRQALQRLKEAAEKAKIELSSMLQTEINLPFITADASGPKHLQMTLTRSKFEQLTNDLTERLKGPFHQALKDAGLKPTEVDEVVLVGGSTRMPVVQELVRKLTGKEPHKGVNPDEVVAIGAAIQAGVLGGEVKDVLLLDVTPLSLGVETLGGVMTVLIPRNTTIPTRKSEIFSTAENGQTAVDIKVYQGERPMAADNMLLGQFRLEGIPPAPRGVPQIEVTFDIDANGILNVSARDKATGKEQKITITASTNLSKQDIERMVREAELHAEEDRRRRERVELKNNADNLAYQAERTLQDLGEQVPADQRSRIEGLISSLREAVQRDDEAAMRSGMQELQQALLQVGQAAYQQQAGQNGQQPGQGRDQGVVEGEYTVEE; this is encoded by the coding sequence ATGCCGAAGATTGTTGGTATTGACCTGGGAACCACCAACTCGGTGATCGCCGTTATGGAAGGCGGCGAGCCGGTGGTGATTCCCAACGCGGAAGGTGGCCGCACCACGCCCTCGGTTGTGGCGTTCACCAAGAACGGCGAGCGGTTGGTCGGCCAGACCGCCAAACGCCAGGCGACCATCAACCCGGAGAACACGATCTTTTCGATCAAGCGCTTCATGGGCCGCACCTACGACGAGGTTGAGGAGGAGCGCAAGCGCGTGCCGTACCAGGTGGTGCGTGGCCCGCGCAACGATGCCCGTGTGCGCATTCCGGTGATGAACCGCGAATATACGCCGCAGGAGATCTCGGCGATGATCCTGGCCAAACTCAAGGCCGATGCCGAGGCCTACCTGGGCGAGCCGGTGACGCAGGCGGTGATCACCGTACCGGCCTACTTCAACGACTCGCAGCGCCAGGCCACCAAGGACGCGGGCCAGATCGCCGGCCTGGAGGTGCTGCGCATCATCAACGAGCCGACGGCGGCAGCGCTGGCCTATGGCCTGGATAAGAAGAGCAACGAGACGATCCTGGTCTTTGACCTGGGTGGCGGTACCTTCGACGTCTCGGTGCTGGAGGTCGGCGAGGGCGTGGTCGAGGTCAAGGCGACCGCCGGTGATACGCACCTGGGCGGTGACGACTACGACCAGCGCATCGTGGACTGGATCATCAGCGAGTTCAAGAAGGACCAGGGCATCGACCTGAGCAAGGATCGCCAGGCGCTGCAGCGGCTCAAGGAAGCAGCCGAGAAGGCCAAGATCGAGCTGTCGAGCATGCTGCAGACCGAGATCAACCTGCCCTTCATCACGGCGGACGCGTCGGGGCCCAAGCACCTGCAGATGACGTTGACGCGCTCGAAGTTCGAGCAGCTCACCAACGACCTGACCGAGCGGCTGAAGGGGCCGTTCCACCAGGCGCTCAAGGACGCCGGGCTGAAGCCCACCGAGGTGGATGAGGTCGTGCTGGTGGGTGGTTCGACGCGCATGCCGGTCGTGCAGGAGCTGGTGCGCAAGCTGACCGGTAAGGAGCCGCACAAGGGCGTCAACCCCGACGAGGTCGTGGCCATCGGCGCGGCGATCCAGGCCGGCGTGCTGGGCGGCGAGGTCAAGGACGTGCTGCTGCTGGATGTCACGCCGCTGTCGCTGGGCGTGGAAACGCTGGGTGGCGTGATGACGGTGCTGATCCCGCGCAACACGACCATCCCGACGCGCAAGAGCGAGATCTTCTCGACCGCCGAGAACGGCCAGACGGCGGTGGACATCAAGGTCTATCAGGGCGAGCGGCCCATGGCTGCCGACAACATGCTGCTAGGCCAGTTCCGACTGGAGGGCATCCCGCCGGCACCGCGCGGCGTGCCGCAGATCGAGGTCACCTTTGACATCGACGCCAACGGCATCCTGAACGTGTCGGCGCGCGACAAGGCCACCGGCAAGGAACAGAAGATCACGATCACGGCCAGCACCAACCTGAGCAAGCAGGACATCGAGCGCATGGTGCGCGAGGCCGAGCTGCACGCCGAGGAGGACCGCCGCCGCCGCGAGCGGGTCGAGCTCAAGAACAACGCCGACAACCTGGCCTACCAGGCCGAGCGGACGCTGCAAGACCTGGGCGAGCAGGTGCCCGCCGACCAGCGCAGCCGCATCGAAGGGCTGATCAGCAGCCTGCGCGAGGCGGTGCAGCGCGACGATGAAGCGGCAATGCGCTCCGGTATGCAGGAGCTGCAACAGGCGCTGTTGCAGGTGGGCCAGGCAGCCTACCAGCAGCAGGCCGGCCAGAATGGCCAGCAGCCCGGCCAGGGCCGCGACCAGGGCGTGGTCGAGGGCGAGTACACCGTTGAGGAATAA
- a CDS encoding Fur family transcriptional regulator — protein sequence MRHDEVIHRLRAQGYRLTQQRRLILNALAAHHGHVSARELHRIVARQAPAINLATVYRTLHWLERVGLAHAIDAGEHQRLYEYAATDDHHHLICRSCGAQQEIDHAVFDALRERLLERYAFVADPRHIAIFGWCARCRAAYAPADAAPSRRAAP from the coding sequence ATGCGTCATGACGAAGTCATACATCGCCTGCGTGCGCAGGGCTACCGCCTGACGCAGCAGCGCCGGTTGATTCTGAACGCGCTCGCGGCGCACCACGGCCATGTTAGCGCGCGTGAGCTGCACCGGATCGTCGCGCGCCAGGCGCCAGCGATCAACCTGGCGACGGTCTATCGCACGCTGCACTGGCTGGAGCGGGTTGGGCTGGCGCATGCCATCGATGCGGGCGAGCACCAGCGGCTATACGAGTATGCGGCGACGGATGACCACCACCACCTGATCTGCCGCAGCTGCGGCGCACAGCAAGAGATCGATCACGCCGTCTTCGACGCGTTACGCGAGCGGCTGCTGGAACGCTATGCCTTTGTGGCCGATCCGCGGCACATCGCCATCTTCGGCTGGTGCGCGCGGTGTCGCGCGGCCTATGCCCCCGCCGACGCAGCTCCGTCACGCCGGGCCGCACCCTGA
- a CDS encoding energy-coupling factor ABC transporter permease — MLEAITRLLVLGLHIPDGFLSLPVALCFWIITVAAIAWAARRAGHALDDRQVPLLGVMAACIFAAQMLNFPIAGGTSGHLLGGALAAIVLGAWNGMLVMTCVIGLQALLFQDGGLVAMSANIFNMGLLTALIGSGAFYGLLTLLGRRRWSMAVAAGGAAWLSVMAAALLTALQLIASGTAPAAVVLPAMLGIHALIGIGEALITMAALAFLLTTRPDLLPPRLLDTLQGKRPALSGRALLGGGLALAALLTLLAPLASSAPDGLERVAEDLGFLGRALDPLYALLPDYTLPGVSGGLSTILAGLLGVIIVAALAYGIALRLRRRAPLAERRSTHTP, encoded by the coding sequence ATGCTGGAAGCCATCACACGATTGCTGGTGCTGGGCTTGCACATTCCGGACGGCTTTCTTTCACTGCCGGTCGCGTTGTGCTTCTGGATCATCACCGTTGCCGCGATCGCCTGGGCTGCCCGCCGCGCCGGACACGCGCTGGATGACCGGCAGGTACCCCTGCTGGGGGTGATGGCCGCCTGTATCTTCGCCGCGCAGATGCTCAACTTTCCGATCGCGGGGGGCACCTCCGGCCACCTGCTGGGTGGCGCGCTGGCGGCGATCGTGCTGGGCGCCTGGAACGGCATGCTGGTGATGACCTGTGTGATCGGCCTGCAGGCGTTGCTATTCCAGGACGGCGGGCTGGTGGCGATGAGCGCTAATATCTTCAACATGGGCCTGCTCACGGCGCTGATCGGCAGTGGCGCGTTCTACGGCCTGCTGACGCTGCTGGGCCGCCGCCGCTGGAGCATGGCCGTCGCCGCCGGTGGCGCGGCCTGGCTGTCGGTGATGGCCGCCGCGCTGCTGACCGCGCTGCAGTTGATCGCGTCGGGCACGGCGCCCGCAGCGGTGGTGCTGCCGGCGATGCTGGGCATCCACGCGCTGATCGGCATCGGCGAGGCGCTGATCACCATGGCGGCGCTGGCCTTCCTGCTCACCACGCGGCCCGACCTGTTGCCACCACGCCTGCTCGACACGCTGCAGGGCAAGCGACCGGCGCTCTCGGGCAGGGCACTGCTGGGCGGCGGCCTGGCCCTGGCGGCGCTGCTGACGCTCCTCGCGCCGCTGGCGTCGAGCGCGCCCGATGGGCTGGAGCGCGTAGCCGAGGACCTTGGCTTTCTGGGGCGCGCCCTCGACCCACTCTACGCCCTGCTGCCGGACTACACCCTTCCCGGTGTGTCGGGCGGCCTGTCCACGATCCTAGCCGGATTGCTGGGTGTGATCATCGTTGCCGCGCTGGCCTACGGCATCGCACTGCGGCTGCGCCGCCGCGCCCCGCTGGCCGAGCGCCGGTCAACGCACACCCCTTAG
- the purF gene encoding amidophosphoribosyltransferase has product MFSDHPREECGVFGVYAPGEDVARLTFFGLYALQHRGQESAGIAVCDGRRIVTHKDMGLVAQIFDEASLAPLRGHSAIGHTRYSTTGSSQIANAQPYTMESYLGPLALAHNGNLTNAAELRLQVLKRGAGLTSSSDSEVAALTLLGGEGPDWVERITEFMERAEGAYCLVILTREALYAVRDPLGLRPLCLGHLGESGWVVASESCALSTIGAEYVREVRPGEALMIDARGPRTIVERPAPRPALCLFEYIYFARPDSLLQDQLIHSVRMELGRELAREAPARADIVMGVPDSATPAAIGYAQESGLPYTEGLIKNRYIGRTFIQPDDRLRKQGVKLKFNPLASTLRGKRVVLVDDSIVRGNTSGPIVRLLREAGATEVHVRVSSPPIRHPCFMGVDMATYPELIAHRMSVEEICRYIGADSLAYLSFEGLLRATGRDPESFCGACFTGKYPIPNFDPHRREEIKLLFE; this is encoded by the coding sequence ATGTTCAGCGATCATCCGCGCGAGGAGTGTGGCGTCTTCGGTGTGTATGCGCCCGGGGAGGATGTCGCGCGCCTCACCTTTTTTGGCCTGTATGCCCTGCAACATCGCGGGCAGGAGAGCGCAGGCATCGCCGTTTGCGATGGCCGTCGCATTGTGACACACAAAGATATGGGCCTGGTCGCCCAGATCTTCGACGAAGCATCGCTGGCGCCGCTGCGGGGCCATAGTGCGATCGGCCACACGCGCTACTCGACCACCGGCTCATCGCAGATCGCCAACGCGCAGCCCTACACCATGGAGTCGTACCTGGGGCCGCTGGCGCTGGCCCACAATGGCAACCTGACCAACGCCGCCGAGCTGCGGCTGCAGGTGCTCAAACGCGGCGCGGGCCTGACCTCCAGCTCGGATAGCGAAGTGGCGGCGCTGACGCTGCTTGGCGGTGAAGGGCCCGACTGGGTAGAGCGCATCACCGAGTTCATGGAGCGTGCCGAGGGCGCCTATTGCCTGGTGATTCTGACGCGCGAAGCGCTGTATGCCGTGCGCGATCCGCTCGGCCTGCGGCCACTGTGCCTAGGCCATCTGGGCGAGAGCGGCTGGGTGGTGGCCTCCGAATCGTGTGCGCTGTCCACCATCGGCGCCGAGTATGTGCGTGAAGTGCGGCCCGGCGAGGCGCTGATGATCGATGCGCGCGGCCCGCGCACGATCGTGGAGCGGCCTGCGCCGCGCCCGGCGCTGTGCCTCTTCGAGTACATTTACTTCGCCCGGCCCGACAGCCTGCTGCAGGATCAATTGATCCATTCGGTGCGCATGGAACTGGGCCGCGAGCTGGCCCGCGAAGCGCCGGCACGGGCCGATATCGTCATGGGTGTGCCCGACTCGGCGACGCCGGCGGCGATCGGCTATGCCCAGGAATCCGGTCTGCCCTACACCGAAGGCTTGATCAAAAACCGCTACATCGGGCGCACCTTTATTCAGCCCGATGATCGCCTGCGCAAGCAGGGCGTCAAGCTCAAGTTCAATCCGCTGGCCAGCACGCTGCGCGGCAAGCGCGTGGTGCTGGTGGATGACTCGATCGTGCGTGGCAACACCAGCGGTCCGATCGTGCGGCTGCTGCGCGAGGCGGGCGCGACCGAGGTGCACGTGCGCGTGTCGTCGCCGCCGATCCGCCACCCCTGCTTCATGGGCGTGGATATGGCCACCTATCCCGAACTGATCGCCCATCGCATGTCGGTCGAGGAGATCTGCCGGTATATCGGCGCCGACTCGCTGGCCTACCTGAGCTTCGAGGGGCTGCTGCGCGCCACCGGGCGCGATCCGGAGTCGTTCTGCGGCGCCTGTTTTACGGGCAAGTACCCCATTCCCAACTTCGATCCGCATCGCCGCGAGGAGATCAAGCTGCTCTTCGAATAG
- a CDS encoding low molecular weight phosphatase family protein, whose protein sequence is MYQGRPLLLVVGATDTGRAPMVAALLRRALGAEVAVHSAGVLAHQGERAAPEAQMAMDQLGLDLSDHVSRALGEAEHAHADVLLAVDRGTEMVLFTRFPNDRRVTCLSLLADQPDVLDPHRMPLGVWVATAQQLEQQVQRALPELRARLGLSAQNAAETTPPPAAREAWQPIPTTATDPETMFAMLASAPPLASAPEQDAATARAAQDTSPTSVAATKERAAGRAEQVQRMLRLLAIAEEAPEIVDWVRLRDQLLARLRAVAAQPHSGQDLTPAAVLMIEGKLQQCSALPDGAGLLTLKRVIARLEQPVSATDLPGLGQALATW, encoded by the coding sequence ATGTATCAGGGTCGACCGCTGCTGCTGGTGGTAGGGGCAACCGACACCGGACGCGCGCCGATGGTGGCGGCGCTGTTGCGGCGCGCGCTGGGAGCGGAGGTTGCGGTCCACAGCGCCGGCGTGCTGGCGCATCAGGGCGAACGCGCCGCTCCCGAAGCGCAGATGGCCATGGACCAACTCGGCCTCGATCTGAGCGACCATGTGTCGCGCGCGCTGGGCGAGGCCGAGCACGCCCATGCCGACGTGCTGCTCGCCGTGGATCGCGGCACCGAAATGGTCCTCTTTACCCGCTTCCCCAACGACCGGCGCGTCACCTGCCTCTCGCTGCTGGCCGACCAGCCCGATGTGCTCGATCCGCATCGCATGCCGCTGGGGGTGTGGGTCGCCACCGCGCAGCAACTGGAGCAGCAGGTACAGCGCGCGCTGCCGGAGCTTCGCGCGCGCTTGGGCCTGAGCGCGCAGAACGCCGCCGAAACCACACCACCGCCGGCGGCGCGCGAAGCATGGCAGCCCATCCCCACCACCGCCACCGACCCCGAGACCATGTTCGCCATGCTGGCGTCCGCTCCCCCCCTTGCCTCAGCACCGGAGCAGGACGCAGCCACCGCCCGTGCCGCGCAGGACACCAGTCCCACTAGCGTGGCGGCGACGAAGGAGCGGGCAGCAGGTCGCGCCGAACAGGTACAGCGCATGCTGCGGCTGCTGGCCATTGCCGAGGAAGCGCCGGAGATCGTGGACTGGGTACGGCTGCGCGACCAGTTGCTCGCCCGCTTGCGCGCCGTCGCCGCGCAGCCGCACAGCGGGCAGGATCTCACGCCGGCAGCCGTGCTGATGATCGAGGGCAAGCTCCAGCAGTGCAGCGCCCTGCCGGACGGCGCAGGCTTGCTGACGCTCAAGCGCGTGATCGCCCGCCTGGAACAACCAGTCAGCGCGACAGATCTGCCTGGCCTTGGCCAGGCGTTGGCGACGTGGTGA
- a CDS encoding energy-coupling factor ABC transporter ATP-binding protein: MTRSSAMNRCLSGSDQTVAPDPPPAVVVDGVSFTYPNGYQALHNIELSVAPGEKVALVGANGAGKSTLLLHLNGVLGQLDGRVRIAGLPVIRASLRRVRALVGLVFQDPDDQLFSPTVFDDVAFGPLHMGLPEAEVRARVARALAQVGMQGYEARMPHHLSLGQRKRVALATVLAMDPAVLALDEPSAGLDPRARRGLITLLRALPQTLLVATHDLRLVAEILPRAVVLDAGRVAYDGPSARLLNDTALLERFGLEL, translated from the coding sequence ATGACGCGCTCTTCAGCCATGAACCGGTGCCTGTCAGGCAGCGACCAGACCGTCGCGCCTGATCCGCCGCCGGCGGTCGTCGTCGATGGTGTTTCGTTCACCTACCCCAACGGCTATCAGGCCCTGCACAACATTGAGCTGAGCGTCGCGCCCGGCGAGAAGGTGGCGCTGGTCGGCGCCAACGGTGCCGGCAAATCCACACTGCTGCTGCATCTCAACGGCGTGCTGGGCCAGCTCGATGGCCGCGTGCGCATCGCGGGCCTGCCGGTGATACGCGCCTCGCTACGCCGCGTGCGCGCGCTGGTAGGGCTGGTCTTTCAGGATCCCGACGATCAACTCTTTTCACCCACGGTCTTCGACGATGTCGCCTTCGGGCCGCTGCACATGGGCCTGCCCGAAGCCGAAGTACGCGCTCGCGTCGCACGTGCGCTGGCGCAGGTCGGCATGCAGGGCTACGAAGCGCGCATGCCGCACCACCTCAGCCTGGGACAGCGCAAACGCGTGGCACTCGCCACGGTGCTGGCGATGGATCCGGCGGTGTTGGCGCTGGACGAACCCTCGGCCGGCCTCGATCCGCGCGCGCGCCGCGGGCTGATCACATTGCTGCGCGCGTTGCCACAGACCTTGCTGGTTGCCACACACGACCTGCGCCTGGTGGCCGAGATCTTGCCCCGTGCCGTGGTGCTCGACGCCGGACGGGTGGCCTACGACGGACCGAGCGCGCGCCTGCTCAACGATACGGCGTTGCTGGAGCGCTTCGGCCTGGAGCTCTAG
- the cbiQ gene encoding cobalt ECF transporter T component CbiQ: MAYQLAESMVHGESPIHTLDPRVKLLLTLAVIISATLLPPGAWLALAALTALLWTAILIAGIGLGAILRRTLPALPFALAAITIVFTAPGTALLRLPLGPLTLTISDVGLIRFLSISWKAWLSVQAALLLTTTTQFLEVLWALRALRLPAVLVAILGLMYRYLFVLTDEAHRLLRARECRAASLDGRGGRTVWWRARIAGQMVGTLMLRAFERSERIYIAMLARGYQGELRSLTPPRLTRRDWCWAGLTGLLLLLIVTQAYLV, encoded by the coding sequence ATGGCCTACCAGCTTGCCGAATCAATGGTGCATGGCGAAAGCCCGATCCACACGCTTGATCCACGCGTCAAGCTGCTCCTGACGCTGGCCGTGATCATCAGCGCCACGCTGCTGCCGCCCGGCGCCTGGCTGGCGCTGGCGGCGCTCACGGCGTTGCTGTGGACGGCGATCCTGATCGCCGGCATCGGCCTGGGCGCGATCCTGCGCCGTACGCTGCCGGCGCTGCCCTTTGCCCTGGCGGCGATCACGATCGTCTTCACTGCGCCGGGCACCGCGCTGCTGCGCCTGCCGTTGGGCCCGTTGACGCTGACGATCAGCGACGTGGGCCTGATCCGCTTCCTGTCGATCAGCTGGAAAGCCTGGCTCTCGGTGCAGGCCGCGCTGCTGCTGACGACAACCACCCAGTTTCTGGAGGTGTTGTGGGCCTTGCGCGCGTTGCGCCTGCCGGCGGTGCTGGTCGCGATCCTGGGACTGATGTACCGCTACCTGTTCGTGCTGACCGACGAAGCGCACCGCCTGCTGCGCGCGCGCGAGTGCCGCGCCGCAAGTCTGGATGGCCGCGGCGGGCGTACCGTCTGGTGGCGCGCGCGCATCGCCGGGCAGATGGTCGGAACGCTGATGTTGCGCGCCTTTGAGCGCTCCGAACGTATCTACATTGCGATGTTGGCGCGCGGCTATCAGGGCGAGCTGCGCAGCCTGACTCCGCCGCGTCTCACGCGCCGCGACTGGTGCTGGGCCGGATTGACCGGCCTGTTGCTGCTGCTCATCGTCACACAAGCCTATCTTGTATGA
- a CDS encoding beta-galactosidase — MLGVCYYPEHWPPTRWPTDAHLMRAAGLELVRIGEFAWSRLEPQPGVYDWDWLDRAIETLSAAGLRVILGTPTATPPAWLTHRYPEVLRVGADGRRWSHGGRRHTCPTSPAYREHCRRIVTALAERYGRHPAVIAWQIDNELGNHSTARCACPTCRAAFQQWCAQRYATLEQLNARWGTVFWSQAYSDWRQIPLPSDPVGGGHNPALALAYRRFASEANIDFLRAQTAILRALAPGRLLTTNIAPLDDEIDWHRLAAEVDVISWDNYPHGFEHPADVAFFHDLVRGLKRQPFWVMEQQPGRINWTAYNPPVPPGQVRLWTYQALAHGAEHVLFFRWRAGRVGQEQYHSGLLRHDATPAQGYHEVARLARELAEQPLPPRAPARVALLISYEDAWSVQLEPHHADFDYWRVARLIYRDFWRRGIAVDVIRRDQELDGYHQAIAVVPMLIDAADTTRWRAFVARGGHLTLTARACVRDQDLMWSDQPLPHGLSELLGAQVRQWYALPPGSQALLRRGDAEAGTTHTWIEELAINDDAQHATAPLTAQLPAYPTIAPFAPAVETRIGRGALRYLSCYPADPDAGWWSAWPDPPAPLLPPDVESVPLADGSHLLLNHGATERTPAGSAAPLTPLEVRIQPASPP; from the coding sequence ATGCTGGGCGTGTGCTACTACCCCGAACACTGGCCGCCGACGCGCTGGCCTACGGACGCGCACCTGATGCGCGCCGCGGGCCTGGAGCTGGTGCGCATCGGCGAGTTTGCCTGGAGCCGGCTGGAGCCCCAGCCCGGCGTCTATGATTGGGACTGGCTGGACCGCGCCATCGAGACCCTCAGCGCGGCGGGCCTGCGCGTGATCCTGGGCACGCCCACGGCCACGCCGCCGGCCTGGCTGACCCACCGCTACCCGGAGGTTCTGCGCGTCGGCGCCGACGGTCGGCGCTGGAGCCACGGCGGACGGCGCCACACCTGCCCGACCAGTCCCGCCTACCGCGAGCACTGCCGACGCATCGTGACGGCGCTGGCCGAACGCTACGGTCGCCATCCGGCGGTGATCGCCTGGCAGATCGACAACGAGCTGGGCAACCACAGCACGGCGCGCTGCGCCTGTCCCACGTGCCGTGCCGCCTTTCAGCAGTGGTGCGCGCAGCGCTACGCAACGCTGGAGCAGCTCAATGCGCGCTGGGGCACGGTCTTCTGGAGCCAGGCATACAGCGACTGGCGGCAGATCCCACTGCCGAGCGATCCCGTCGGCGGCGGACACAACCCGGCCCTGGCGCTGGCCTACCGCCGCTTCGCTTCCGAGGCCAACATCGACTTTCTGCGCGCACAGACAGCCATTCTGCGCGCGCTGGCGCCGGGACGCCTGCTGACCACCAACATCGCGCCGCTGGACGACGAGATCGATTGGCACCGCCTGGCCGCCGAAGTGGATGTGATCAGTTGGGACAACTACCCCCACGGCTTCGAGCATCCCGCCGACGTCGCCTTCTTCCACGACCTGGTACGTGGGCTAAAGCGGCAGCCCTTCTGGGTCATGGAGCAGCAGCCCGGACGCATCAACTGGACGGCCTACAATCCGCCCGTGCCACCAGGCCAGGTGCGGCTCTGGACCTACCAGGCGCTGGCCCACGGCGCGGAGCACGTGCTCTTTTTTCGCTGGCGCGCCGGACGCGTGGGCCAGGAGCAGTACCACAGCGGCCTGCTGCGCCACGATGCCACGCCGGCGCAGGGCTACCACGAGGTCGCCCGCCTGGCCCGCGAACTGGCCGAGCAGCCTCTGCCGCCGCGCGCGCCGGCGCGGGTCGCGCTGCTGATCAGCTACGAAGATGCCTGGAGCGTGCAGCTCGAACCGCACCATGCCGACTTCGACTACTGGCGGGTGGCGCGGCTGATCTATCGGGACTTCTGGCGACGCGGCATCGCGGTGGATGTGATCCGCCGCGATCAAGAGCTGGACGGCTACCACCAGGCGATTGCGGTCGTGCCCATGCTGATCGATGCGGCCGACACGACGCGCTGGCGCGCCTTTGTGGCGCGCGGCGGCCATCTGACGCTCACCGCACGCGCCTGCGTGCGCGACCAGGACCTGATGTGGAGCGATCAGCCCCTGCCGCACGGCCTGAGCGAGCTGCTGGGCGCGCAGGTGCGCCAGTGGTATGCGTTGCCACCCGGCAGTCAGGCGCTGCTGCGCCGGGGTGATGCCGAGGCGGGCACAACCCATACCTGGATCGAAGAGCTGGCGATCAACGACGACGCGCAGCACGCCACGGCTCCGCTCACGGCGCAACTGCCCGCCTATCCGACCATCGCGCCCTTTGCGCCGGCAGTCGAGACCCGCATCGGACGCGGCGCGCTGCGCTACCTAAGCTGCTACCCCGCCGATCCCGACGCCGGCTGGTGGAGCGCCTGGCCCGATCCGCCCGCGCCGCTGCTGCCACCAGACGTGGAAAGCGTGCCGCTGGCCGACGGCAGCCACCTGTTGCTCAATCATGGCGCCACGGAGCGTACGCCGGCAGGGTCCGCTGCGCCCCTCACCCCTTTGGAGGTGCGGATTCAGCCGGCATCGCCCCCCTAA